The following proteins are encoded in a genomic region of Neovison vison isolate M4711 chromosome 12, ASM_NN_V1, whole genome shotgun sequence:
- the KRT4 gene encoding keratin, type II cytoskeletal 4 produces MIAKQQCVRGGSRGFSCGSAVVGGGKRAAFSSVSVSGGTGRCSSGGFGSRSLYNLGGRKSIAISMAGSRQGAGFGSAGGFGSGSFGAGFGAGNFGSGFGGSFSGWGGPAFPACPAGGIQEVTINQSLLTPLRVEIDPEIQKVRTEEREQIKTLNNKFASFIDKVRFLEQQNKVLETKWNLLQQQTTTTSSKNLEPLFEAYISALRKQLDTLVNDKGRLQSELKTTQDSVEDFKTKYEDEINKRAAAENDFVVLKKDVDAAYMSKVELEAKVDALNDEINFLRVLFAAELSQMQTHVSDTSVVLSMDNNRDLDLDSIIAEVRAQYEEIAQKSKAEAEALYQTKVQQLQISVDQHGDNLKNTKSEISELNRLIQRLRAEIENVKKQCQTLQASVADAEQRGELALKDAYSKCTELETALQKAKEELARMLREYQELLSVKLALDVEIATYRKLLEGEECRMSGERQSAMSISVVSGGASTGGIGGGLGSCSGFGLGSGFGSGSGSGFGFGGGVCGSSGSKIISTTTMTKRSHR; encoded by the exons ATGATCGCCAAACAACAGTGTGTCCGAGGCGGGTCCCGGGGCTTTAGCTGTGGCTCAGCTGTTGTCGGTGGGGGCAAGAGGGCTGCATTCAGCTCAGTCTCCGTGTCTGGGGGCACTGGCCGCTGCTCCTCTGGTGGCTTTGGCAGCAGGAGCCTCTACAACCTTGGGGGGAGAAAGAGCATCGCCATCAGCATGGCTGGGTCCCGACAAGGTGCTGGTTTTGGGTCTGCTGGAGGTTTCGGCTCTGGCAGCTTTGGAGCTGGTTTTGGTGCTGGCAACTTTGGTAGTGGATTTGGGGGTTCCTTCAGTGGATGGGGTGGTCCTGCCTTCCCTGCCTGCCCTGCTGGTGGGATTCAGGAGGTCACCATCAACCAGAGCCTGCTGACCCCACTCCGTGTGGAGATCGACCCCGAGATCCAGAAGGTCCGGACTGAGGAGCGGGAGCAGATCAAGACGCTCAACAACAAGTTTGCCTCATTCATCGACAAG gtgcGGTTCTTAGAGCAACAGAATAAAGTCTTGGAGACCAAGTGGAACCTCCTCCAGCAGCAGACGACCACTACATCCAGCAAAAACCTTGAGCCTCTCTTTGAGGCCTACATCAGTGCCCTGAGGAAGCAGTTGGATACCTTGGTCAATGACAAAGGACGCTTGCAGTCTGAGCTGAAGACCACGCAGGACAGCGTGGAGGACTTTAAGACCAA GTATGAAGATGAGATCAACAAGCGTGCAGCTGCAGAGAATGACTTCGTGGTCCTCAAGAAG GATGTGGATGCCGCCTATATGAGCAAGGTGGAGTTGGAGGCCAAGGTGGATGCTCTGAACGATGAGATCAACTTCTTGAGGGTCCTCTTTGCTGCG GAGCTGTCCCAGATGCAGACTCATGTCTCAGACACATCTGTGGTCCTGTCCATGGACAACAACCGGGACCTGGACCTGGACAGCATCATTGCTGAGGTCCGTGCCCAGTATGAGGAGATTGCCCAGAAGAGCAAGGCTGAGGCTGAAGCCCTGTACCAGACCAAG GTCCAGCAACTCCAGATCTCGGTTGACCAACATGGTGACAATCTGAAGAATACCAAGAGTGAGATCTCAGAGCTCAACAGGTTGATCCAGAGGCTGAGGGCTGAGATTGAGAATGTCAAGAAACAG TGCCAGACTCTGCAAGCTTCTGTGGCTGATGCAGAGCAACGTGGGGAGCTGGCCCTCAAAGATGCCTACAGCAAGTGCACAGAACTGGAGACCGCCCTGCAGAAGGCCAAGGAGGAGCTGGCCCGGATGTTGCGCGAGTACCAGGAGCTCCTGAGTGTGAAGCTGGCCCTGGATGTGGAGATTGCTACCTACCGCAAGCTGCTGGAGGGCGAGGAGTGCAG AATGTCTGGAGAACGCCAGAGTGCCATGAGCATCT CTGTGGTTAGTGGTGGTGCTAGCACTGGGGGCATCGGCGGAGGATTAGGAAGCTGTTCTGGATTTGGCCTGGGCAGTGGTTTTGGCTCTGGCTCTGGAAGTGGCTTTGggtttggtggtggtgtttgtgGCAGTTCTGGCAGCAAGATCATCTCTACCACCACTATGACCAAGAGGTCCCACCGATAG